In Beijerinckia indica subsp. indica ATCC 9039, the genomic window GGTCGCACCCTGGCTGATCGTGCAACCCGATATCCAATATGTCTGGAATCCGGGCGGTGGTGTCCCCAATCCTCTGACCGGCGCCAAGATCGGCGACGAACTCATTTTCGGCATTCACACCAGCGTGGCTTTTTAACCGCCTTCTCAAAAAAGTATCATTCGTGAGAATGAAACAAGCTCAATAGAGCGGTGGCCAAGACACTGGCGTGCGCACGGGACCGATATACAAAGAGCCCTCAGAAATGCGCACCGGCAGACGCAAGCCGGTCGCTTGGTCATCTTGCGCTTCAGGCTTGGCGTTTCCTCCGAAAAGGCCGCTCAACAGAGAGCCCGCCTGAACAAGGCCCGGATTGACGCCATAGGATCGCAGAAGCTCCTCGAGCCCATTCAACCGCGCCTGCAGCCGACCCGTCGGACGGTGCGACGGATCAAGCCCGAGCGTGCCGTCCAGTCCGGCTCGAATGGCCCCCTTGGTGAGCCAAGCCCTGGCGAGGGTAATGCTACCGCCGGCCTGCCGCCAGGCCTCGATCTGATCGACGAGCAAACCATCGGCGTTAAAGCGCAGCCTCGTCACGGTTCCATCGGCGCCGAGATCCGCCTTTTCGCTATTGCCGAGAAAGCTATCGAGCGCCGGAATGGCCGCCGCGTGCAAGGCAACATGGAAATCATAGGCCTGATCGGGACGGTCTGGCAGGGCCTGAACCTTGGTTTCGATCCGCTCGACCCGCGCTTCCAGGGGGCCAAAACCCAAAGCCTGTCCGTGCAGGTCAAGATCAACAATATCGACTTGGCTCCGATTGAAGACGTCCTGCTCGCTGTCGAGTTCGACAGTCAGATCCTTCCATTGCAAGGTGACCTCGAAGGCCTTGTCCCGGGTCGCCCCGGAAAAAGGCGGCTGCATATGGGCGATAATCCGATTTGGCGAAACGAGCGCGGCCTCGGCCCGGAAACCACCGAGATCGCCTTCAAAAAGACGACCATTGATCTCGCCTCGAAAATGCGGTTTGGCGCAACTGACAATGATCTCAAAGGGAAAACCAGTCAGCCGGCGATCGGGACAGGTCCAGTGGCGGCCGACCGCCTCTTCCTGTTCCTGCCAGAGATCGAGAAAACTCTCGGTTTCGCGAGCCATATGGGACCAAAAGCCCCAGGCGCCGAGCCCCGCCAAGCCGACGAGAGCAAACGGCAGGACCAAAAGCCAACGCGACAAAACCCTCCATTTTTCGAGGGCTTTCTTCTCCTCCCGATCCGCCTGTGATCGGTCTTTCGACGAAACGTCCAAAATCTATCCGCCCCATTTCTCGCAAAAGCATTGAGAACGCATCGGATTGATCCCAAACTCATCTCCGCTTTGGCTCTGATGCGTTGGCGAATCTCCCGCCTCCTTGTGGAGAAACCAGTCGATTCTTCTAAAAAATGCGGAGCATCCTGACCCGATGATGTAGCATCGGCGCCCGGCAAAACGAAGTCTCGAGCGATGGCGGATTCTGATTTTTGGGT contains:
- a CDS encoding DUF2125 domain-containing protein → MSRWLLVLPFALVGLAGLGAWGFWSHMARETESFLDLWQEQEEAVGRHWTCPDRRLTGFPFEIIVSCAKPHFRGEINGRLFEGDLGGFRAEAALVSPNRIIAHMQPPFSGATRDKAFEVTLQWKDLTVELDSEQDVFNRSQVDIVDLDLHGQALGFGPLEARVERIETKVQALPDRPDQAYDFHVALHAAAIPALDSFLGNSEKADLGADGTVTRLRFNADGLLVDQIEAWRQAGGSITLARAWLTKGAIRAGLDGTLGLDPSHRPTGRLQARLNGLEELLRSYGVNPGLVQAGSLLSGLFGGNAKPEAQDDQATGLRLPVRISEGSLYIGPVRTPVSWPPLY